A single window of Vibrio sp. HB236076 DNA harbors:
- a CDS encoding aspartate aminotransferase family protein: protein MSEHSPINRALFSDVMVPCYSPMAMVPVKGQGARLWDQEGNEYIDLAGGIAVSCLGHCHPAMVSAVNEQAQKLWHVSNVMTNEPALKLAKTLTELSFADKVFFANSGAEANEAALKLARRYSADKFNAEKTEIIAFVQGFHGRTFFTVTVGGQSSYSDGFGPKPGDITHLPYNDIKTLQAHMSERTCAVIMEPLQGEGGVIEPDAEFVQQVRQLCDQHQALLIFDEVQTGNGRTGEFYAYQHLGVTPDILSTAKSLGGGFPIGAMLTTTELAEHFQPGTHGSTYGGNPLACAVAQAVVDITSQADTLAGVKEREQWLREGLAAINQQYPIFAEIRGKGLLIGAALNEQWQGRAKEILTAAGEQGLLVLVAGANVVRFTPSLVITKEEMNEGLKRLEKAVASLF from the coding sequence ATGAGTGAGCATTCTCCGATCAATAGAGCGTTATTCAGTGATGTCATGGTTCCCTGCTACAGTCCAATGGCCATGGTACCAGTCAAAGGGCAAGGTGCACGCCTGTGGGATCAAGAGGGCAATGAGTATATTGATCTCGCTGGTGGTATTGCCGTGAGCTGCCTTGGCCATTGCCATCCAGCCATGGTATCAGCAGTTAACGAACAGGCGCAAAAATTATGGCATGTCAGCAATGTCATGACCAATGAACCGGCACTAAAATTGGCGAAAACGTTAACCGAGCTCAGCTTTGCTGATAAGGTGTTTTTTGCAAACTCAGGCGCTGAAGCCAATGAAGCCGCGTTAAAATTGGCCCGTCGTTATAGTGCTGATAAATTCAATGCTGAAAAAACAGAAATTATTGCTTTTGTACAAGGTTTCCACGGCCGTACTTTCTTTACCGTGACGGTGGGTGGGCAGTCGAGCTATTCGGACGGTTTTGGACCTAAGCCCGGTGATATCACTCACTTGCCTTATAACGATATTAAGACGTTGCAAGCGCATATGTCTGAGCGCACATGCGCGGTGATCATGGAGCCTTTACAAGGCGAAGGTGGGGTTATTGAACCCGATGCCGAATTTGTTCAGCAGGTTCGTCAATTGTGTGACCAACATCAAGCCTTGCTGATATTTGATGAAGTACAGACCGGCAATGGCCGTACTGGGGAATTTTATGCTTACCAGCACTTAGGGGTGACTCCTGACATTCTCAGCACGGCGAAATCTTTAGGTGGCGGTTTTCCTATTGGCGCTATGTTGACGACGACAGAGCTGGCAGAACACTTTCAACCGGGTACACATGGCTCGACTTATGGGGGGAACCCTTTGGCCTGTGCTGTCGCGCAAGCGGTTGTCGATATTACTTCTCAGGCAGACACTTTGGCTGGGGTGAAAGAGCGCGAGCAATGGTTACGTGAAGGGTTAGCTGCGATTAATCAACAGTACCCGATATTTGCAGAGATCCGTGGTAAAGGGTTATTAATTGGCGCGGCTTTAAATGAACAATGGCAAGGACGCGCAAAAGAGATTCTGACCGCGGCTGGCGAGCAAGGTTTATTGGTCTTGGTTGCGGGAGCCAATGTTGTTCGTTTTACTCCTTCACTGGTCATCACTAAAGAAGAAATGAATGAAGGCCTTAAGCGTTTGGAAAAAGCCGTCGCGAGTTTGTTTTAA
- a CDS encoding phosphoribulokinase, whose amino-acid sequence MSAKHPIIAVTGSSGAGTTTTSEAFRKMFNMLSIKPAWVEGDSFHRFTRPEMDIEIRKAREQGRHISYFGPQANDFESLANFFRRYGRDGSGQVRRYLHSFDEAVPFNQMPGTFTPWQELPDDTNVLFYEGLHGGVVDGEVNVAQHVDFLIGMVPIVNLEWIQKFVRDTRDRGHSREAVMDSIVRSMDDYLNFITPQFSRTHINFQRVPTVDTSNPLNAKGIPSLDESFVVIRFRGIKNVDFPYLLAMIDGSFMSRHNTLVVPGGKMSFAMELIVRPLLQQLIESGKIS is encoded by the coding sequence ATGTCAGCGAAACATCCTATCATCGCCGTCACCGGTTCATCGGGTGCCGGAACTACAACCACTTCCGAAGCTTTTCGCAAAATGTTCAATATGTTGAGCATCAAACCCGCGTGGGTTGAAGGGGATAGCTTCCATCGCTTCACGCGCCCAGAAATGGACATTGAAATACGCAAAGCCCGTGAACAAGGTCGCCATATCAGCTACTTTGGTCCACAAGCCAACGACTTCGAATCGCTGGCCAATTTTTTTCGTCGCTATGGGCGCGATGGCAGCGGTCAAGTACGTCGCTACCTGCACAGCTTTGATGAAGCGGTCCCTTTTAATCAAATGCCGGGAACGTTCACCCCTTGGCAAGAATTACCCGACGATACCAATGTGCTTTTTTACGAAGGCTTACACGGTGGCGTGGTCGACGGTGAAGTCAACGTCGCGCAACACGTCGATTTTTTGATCGGTATGGTACCTATCGTGAACTTGGAGTGGATTCAAAAGTTTGTCCGCGATACCCGTGACCGAGGTCACTCGCGCGAAGCCGTGATGGACTCCATCGTTCGCTCAATGGACGATTACTTGAACTTTATCACCCCGCAGTTTTCACGGACTCATATCAATTTTCAGCGCGTGCCAACCGTTGATACCTCCAACCCACTGAATGCGAAAGGCATACCCAGTTTAGATGAGAGCTTTGTCGTCATTCGCTTTCGAGGCATTAAAAACGTCGACTTCCCTTATTTATTAGCCATGATCGACGGTTCTTTTATGTCACGTCACAATACGCTTGTCGTACCTGGTGGCAAAATGAGCTTTGCCATGGAATTGATCGTGCGGCCCTTGCTTCAGCAATTGATAGAATCCGGTAAAATCAGCTAA
- the crp gene encoding cAMP-activated global transcriptional regulator CRP, with product MVLSKPNTDPTLDWFLSHCHIHKYPSKSTLIHAGEKAETLYFIVKGTVAVLIKDEEGKEMILSYLNQGDFIGELGLFEEGLERTAWVRAKSACEVAEISYKKFRQLIQVNPEVLMRLASQVSKRLQVTSQKVGDLAFLDVTGRIAQTLLNLAKQPDAMTHPDGMQIKITRQEIGQIVGCSRETVGRILKMLEEQNLISAHGKTIVVYGTR from the coding sequence ATGGTTCTAAGTAAACCGAATACCGATCCAACATTAGATTGGTTCTTGTCTCACTGTCACATTCATAAATACCCGTCAAAGAGTACTTTGATTCACGCGGGAGAGAAAGCCGAAACCTTATACTTCATTGTCAAAGGCACCGTTGCCGTTTTGATTAAAGATGAAGAAGGCAAAGAAATGATCCTTTCTTACCTCAATCAAGGTGACTTTATTGGCGAGCTAGGCTTATTTGAAGAAGGCCTTGAGCGTACGGCTTGGGTTCGTGCGAAAAGCGCCTGTGAAGTGGCTGAGATCTCGTACAAAAAATTCCGTCAGCTGATTCAAGTCAACCCAGAAGTGTTGATGCGTTTGGCGAGTCAAGTATCAAAACGCCTGCAAGTAACCAGTCAAAAAGTGGGTGATCTTGCTTTCCTTGACGTAACCGGTCGCATTGCACAAACGTTACTGAACCTAGCCAAACAGCCCGATGCGATGACGCACCCTGATGGCATGCAGATCAAAATTACTCGCCAAGAAATTGGTCAAATCGTTGGCTGTTCTCGCGAGACCGTAGGTCGTATTTTGAAAATGCTTGAAGAGCAAAATCTCATCTCTGCGCACGGCAAAACTATTGTCGTTTACGGCACACGTTAA
- a CDS encoding YheU family protein, giving the protein MIVPWQDISPDALENLIEQFVLREGTDYGEHEVSLSEKVAQVKTLLARGEAHVVYSELHETVNIQTRQSMTQATHDAL; this is encoded by the coding sequence ATGATCGTTCCTTGGCAAGACATCAGCCCTGACGCGTTAGAGAACTTAATCGAGCAATTTGTTTTGCGCGAAGGGACCGATTACGGTGAACATGAAGTTTCATTGAGTGAGAAAGTCGCACAAGTTAAAACCTTACTCGCTCGTGGTGAGGCCCACGTCGTTTATTCTGAACTTCACGAAACCGTCAATATTCAAACTCGTCAATCAATGACTCAAGCAACACACGATGCGTTGTGA